From Thermus brockianus, the proteins below share one genomic window:
- a CDS encoding ParB/RepB/Spo0J family partition protein, whose amino-acid sequence MSAIRAYLKGLVEEAKRPASSVALLGELVPRPQPRRRFEEASLQALVESIRAHGVLEPLLVRPLEGGKYEIVAGERRYRAAQMAGLTEVPVVVLEVDEKAASAIALMENLQREDLNPYEETVGILDLLALELGKSREEVVSLLHRMRDEARGKVPHNVMGNPEAQKVEEVFRLLGRMTWESFVQNRLPLLGLPEDLKEALEAGSIPYTAALELKKVKDDTLRRALLEEAKAGLSLRDLKAKVREALKREGAPRPWYREVVARLSRLDLEALPSERRRLVEGLLRELEALLP is encoded by the coding sequence GTGAGCGCCATCCGGGCTTACCTCAAGGGCTTGGTGGAGGAGGCCAAGCGCCCCGCCTCCTCCGTGGCCCTCCTGGGCGAACTCGTACCCCGTCCCCAGCCCCGGCGCCGCTTTGAGGAGGCCTCCCTCCAGGCCCTGGTGGAGTCCATCCGGGCCCACGGGGTCCTGGAGCCCCTCCTGGTCCGCCCCTTGGAGGGCGGCAAGTACGAGATCGTGGCGGGCGAGAGGCGGTACCGGGCGGCCCAGATGGCGGGCCTCACGGAGGTGCCGGTGGTGGTCCTGGAGGTGGACGAGAAGGCCGCCTCCGCCATCGCCCTCATGGAGAACCTCCAGCGGGAGGACCTGAACCCCTACGAGGAGACGGTGGGGATCCTGGACCTCCTCGCCCTGGAGCTAGGGAAGAGCAGGGAAGAGGTGGTGAGCCTGCTCCACCGGATGCGTGACGAAGCCAGGGGGAAAGTTCCCCATAACGTTATGGGGAACCCTGAGGCCCAGAAGGTGGAGGAGGTTTTCCGCCTCCTCGGGCGCATGACCTGGGAGTCCTTCGTGCAAAACCGGCTTCCTCTCCTAGGGCTCCCCGAGGACCTAAAGGAGGCCCTCGAGGCCGGTTCCATCCCCTACACCGCCGCCCTGGAACTGAAGAAGGTGAAGGACGACACCCTCCGGAGGGCCCTCCTGGAGGAGGCGAAGGCGGGGCTTTCCCTCCGGGACCTAAAGGCCAAGGTGCGGGAGGCCCTGAAGCGGGAGGGGGCCCCGAGGCCCTGGTACCGGGAGGTGGTGGCCAGGCTCAGCCGCCTGGACCTCGAGGCCCTTCCCTCCGAAAGGCGGCGCCTGGTGGAAGGGTTGCTCAGGGAGCTTGAGGCCTTGCTCCCCTGA
- a CDS encoding ParA family protein, translating into MKRERLVPLTEWARKEGISESLARKWIKEGRVEAMRLGHYWYIPEEVEGPERGTQVYTLFTHAGGAGKTSLARDLGFELASRGYRVLLIDADPQANLTAWLGVDPSGVQDEETLLRVIRQDLLPAPREVGRNLHLIPASVNLAVGELELDRKPLGALALRTALERVEGYDLVLVDSLPSLGSLAVMAALAGDGLLVPVETGAKGVQALRAVIGVAKEYREALRKVDPEAVAGRSHIIRTFIPTKYDARTAGDNRVLETIQELEEVAPVAPRIAYRPGPHRRATEEGVPIQLTGDKEAAEEIARLADFLLEQVFRFEEVVA; encoded by the coding sequence ATGAAACGGGAAAGGCTGGTTCCCCTCACGGAGTGGGCCCGGAAGGAGGGGATTTCGGAGAGCCTGGCCCGGAAGTGGATCAAGGAGGGCCGGGTGGAGGCCATGCGCCTCGGGCACTATTGGTACATTCCCGAGGAGGTGGAGGGCCCCGAGCGGGGGACGCAGGTCTACACCCTCTTCACCCATGCGGGCGGGGCCGGGAAGACCTCTTTGGCCCGGGATCTGGGCTTTGAGCTGGCCTCGAGGGGGTACCGGGTCCTCCTCATTGACGCCGACCCCCAGGCCAACCTCACCGCCTGGCTAGGCGTGGACCCGAGCGGCGTCCAGGACGAGGAGACGCTCCTTCGGGTCATCCGCCAGGACCTGTTGCCGGCGCCCAGGGAGGTGGGCCGGAACCTCCACCTCATCCCCGCCTCCGTGAACCTGGCCGTGGGGGAGCTGGAGTTAGACCGGAAGCCCCTGGGGGCCCTGGCCCTGCGCACCGCTTTGGAGAGGGTGGAGGGCTACGACCTGGTCTTGGTGGACTCCCTCCCCTCCTTGGGTTCCTTGGCGGTGATGGCCGCCTTGGCGGGGGACGGCCTCCTGGTCCCCGTGGAAACCGGGGCCAAGGGGGTGCAGGCCCTGAGGGCGGTGATCGGGGTGGCCAAGGAGTACCGGGAGGCCCTGCGCAAGGTGGACCCCGAGGCGGTGGCTGGGCGGAGCCATATCATTCGCACCTTCATCCCCACCAAGTACGATGCCCGCACCGCGGGGGACAACCGGGTCCTGGAAACCATCCAAGAGTTGGAGGAGGTCGCCCCCGTGGCTCCCCGCATCGCCTATCGTCCGGGCCCCCACCGCCGGGCCACGGAGGAGGGGGTACCCATCCAGCTCACGGGGGACAAGGAGGCGGCGGAGGAGATCGCCCGGCTCGCTGACTTCCTGTTGGAACAGGTGTTCCGCTTTGAGGAGGTGGTGGCGTGA
- the cas6 gene encoding CRISPR system precrRNA processing endoribonuclease RAMP protein Cas6, which produces MVLAAVVLLLEGEAPPEPLGLRGFFYRLLREVAPGVHDQGENPFALGFGGKEGAYWARISLLVEELYARLSPLLFALEGQEVRLGSPFRLKAVLQEGHPWAGITTYPRLFQNPGGPDLPLRFHAPTFFRRKGVHYPVPEPRLVMESLLRRLEAFGPLKAPEGVREALLERTTVRWLEGRTLKAETEVDAAGFVGRVVYHLPRATEEERLWLWALGRFAFFAGVGAKTALGYGRAKVFPLGEGDG; this is translated from the coding sequence GTGGTCTTGGCGGCGGTGGTCCTTCTCCTGGAGGGCGAGGCGCCTCCCGAGCCCCTGGGCCTACGGGGGTTTTTCTACCGCCTCCTGCGGGAGGTGGCCCCTGGGGTACACGACCAGGGGGAAAACCCCTTCGCCTTGGGGTTTGGGGGGAAGGAGGGGGCCTACTGGGCGCGGATAAGCCTCCTCGTGGAGGAGCTCTACGCCCGGCTCTCCCCTCTCCTCTTCGCCCTCGAGGGCCAGGAGGTGCGGCTGGGCTCCCCCTTCCGCCTGAAGGCGGTGCTCCAGGAGGGGCACCCCTGGGCAGGGATCACCACCTACCCGAGGCTTTTCCAAAACCCCGGGGGGCCAGACCTTCCCCTGCGTTTCCACGCCCCCACCTTCTTCCGGCGCAAGGGGGTGCACTACCCCGTGCCCGAGCCGAGGCTGGTGATGGAGAGCCTCCTGAGGCGCCTCGAGGCCTTCGGGCCCCTCAAGGCCCCGGAGGGGGTGCGGGAGGCCCTTTTGGAGAGGACCACGGTGCGCTGGCTAGAGGGGCGCACCCTTAAGGCGGAGACGGAGGTGGACGCCGCGGGCTTTGTGGGCCGGGTGGTCTACCACCTCCCCAGGGCCACGGAGGAGGAACGCCTTTGGCTTTGGGCCTTGGGCCGGTTTGCCTTCTTCGCCGGGGTGGGGGCCAAGACAGCCTTGGGCTATGGGCGGGCCAAGGTCTTCCCCTTGGGGGAGGGGGATGGGTAG
- the cas10 gene encoding type III-A CRISPR-associated protein Cas10/Csm1, which yields MRNALSVALAALVHDVGKLYSRAHWGEHPEGMPDRTHTAHTARFVLRHAPLWERAGVGTSWLAQTASRHHEGWRDRPLYQPKTPEEWCVALADTYASQEREGEGSGTPSEVALKPIFSRLRLQGKEGEEDLGLSPVHGQGTGLTPGSPYPSRTPNTGKDVYRRLVERLEERLKGLVQAPALSPEGLLLGLAAALQETLSLVPADTQSEPDVSLYDHLRLTAAIAHALWLYHGGNPSVEALRQDGEKFLLAVGDMGGIQGHIYRIAGAETGVGGIAKRLRARSLEVSLAGEAMALGLLFRVGLTPLNRILGAGGKFYLLLPNTPEAQKALAEARGAWEKWALENGASLLPYLAWVPLKGEDFRRFPAALQRAHRALAEAKLRPLSALTPTEAVREALRPCAACGLRPARKDEPGSLCLGCERERELGGLLPRSDRVGFFPDGAPKPFLPFPPLKAALGQGGFGAPPHHTYRARADFAPDGAPFEVKPLLGHLPTVGHALRAKGWNLEEYGKWAREEGLWDEEEGLTKDRPLTFSELAHLSQGVPYLGGLLLDADRMGEAFATGFRREEKDLATPSRIAALSRALEWFFSVEVLELIQNPSRYGGLLGWNDLEAQRKAERYPLLYSVYSGGDDLFLLGPWDALLDFALDLERLYRLYTRHPALTLSGAFLLFPPKTPVPQMAQALQAAEKRAKGEGRGRLFLFGLAVPWEEFPALRAWQEGLRRYLQGERVSKAQAYRWLSLWQRFMAADLDEGERMAYKPLLAYALRRVREKDEETWKGYLKLLDHMDPAWRYLPVWVQWALYLERRA from the coding sequence ATGCGCAACGCCCTTAGCGTGGCCCTGGCGGCCTTGGTCCACGATGTGGGCAAGCTCTACTCCCGGGCCCACTGGGGGGAGCATCCCGAAGGAATGCCCGACCGCACCCACACCGCCCACACCGCCCGCTTCGTCCTGCGCCATGCCCCTCTCTGGGAAAGGGCAGGGGTAGGGACCAGCTGGCTCGCCCAGACGGCGAGCCGCCACCACGAGGGCTGGCGGGACCGGCCCCTCTACCAGCCCAAGACCCCGGAGGAGTGGTGCGTGGCCCTGGCGGACACCTACGCCTCCCAGGAGCGGGAAGGGGAGGGGAGCGGCACCCCCTCGGAGGTGGCGCTAAAGCCCATCTTCTCCCGGCTCCGCCTGCAGGGGAAGGAAGGGGAAGAGGACCTCGGCCTAAGCCCCGTCCACGGCCAGGGGACCGGCCTCACCCCGGGAAGCCCTTACCCAAGCCGCACCCCCAACACGGGCAAGGACGTCTACCGCCGGCTGGTGGAGCGCCTGGAGGAGCGGCTCAAAGGGCTGGTGCAAGCCCCCGCCCTAAGCCCGGAAGGCCTCCTCCTGGGCCTGGCGGCGGCCCTCCAGGAAACCCTCTCCCTGGTCCCCGCCGACACGCAAAGCGAGCCCGACGTCTCCCTTTACGATCACCTCCGCCTCACCGCCGCCATCGCCCACGCCCTCTGGCTTTACCATGGGGGGAACCCCTCCGTGGAAGCCCTCCGGCAGGACGGGGAGAAGTTCCTGCTGGCGGTGGGGGACATGGGGGGGATCCAGGGCCACATCTACCGCATCGCCGGGGCGGAGACCGGGGTGGGGGGCATCGCCAAACGGCTTAGGGCGCGGAGCCTCGAGGTGAGCCTGGCGGGGGAGGCCATGGCCCTGGGCCTCCTCTTCAGGGTAGGTCTCACCCCCCTAAACCGCATCCTGGGGGCGGGGGGCAAGTTCTACCTCCTCCTCCCCAACACCCCTGAAGCCCAAAAGGCGCTGGCGGAGGCCCGGGGGGCCTGGGAAAAGTGGGCCTTGGAGAACGGGGCAAGCCTCCTCCCCTACCTGGCCTGGGTGCCCCTAAAGGGCGAGGACTTCCGCCGCTTCCCCGCCGCCCTCCAACGGGCCCACCGCGCCCTGGCGGAGGCCAAGCTCAGGCCCCTTTCCGCCCTCACTCCCACGGAAGCGGTAAGGGAAGCCCTTAGGCCTTGCGCCGCCTGCGGCCTAAGGCCCGCCCGGAAGGACGAGCCCGGAAGCCTCTGCTTGGGGTGCGAAAGGGAGCGGGAACTGGGCGGGCTCCTTCCGCGAAGCGACCGGGTGGGCTTCTTCCCCGATGGGGCACCGAAGCCCTTCCTCCCCTTCCCCCCCCTGAAGGCGGCCCTGGGCCAAGGGGGTTTTGGGGCCCCGCCGCACCACACCTACCGGGCCCGGGCGGACTTCGCCCCGGACGGCGCCCCCTTTGAGGTGAAGCCCCTTCTGGGCCACCTCCCCACGGTGGGCCACGCCCTCAGGGCCAAGGGGTGGAACCTGGAGGAGTACGGGAAATGGGCCAGGGAGGAAGGCCTTTGGGACGAAGAGGAAGGCCTCACCAAGGACCGCCCCCTCACCTTCTCCGAGCTCGCCCACCTCTCCCAAGGGGTTCCCTACCTGGGCGGCCTCCTCCTGGACGCCGACCGCATGGGGGAGGCCTTCGCCACGGGGTTTCGCAGGGAGGAAAAGGACCTCGCCACCCCAAGCCGCATCGCCGCCCTCTCCCGGGCCCTGGAGTGGTTCTTCAGCGTGGAGGTCCTGGAGCTCATCCAAAACCCCTCCCGGTACGGAGGCCTCCTCGGGTGGAACGACTTGGAGGCCCAACGCAAGGCCGAGCGCTACCCCCTCCTCTACAGCGTCTACTCGGGCGGGGACGACCTCTTCCTCCTGGGGCCTTGGGACGCCCTTTTGGACTTCGCCCTGGACCTGGAGAGGCTTTACCGCCTCTACACCCGCCACCCCGCCCTCACCCTCTCGGGGGCCTTCCTCCTCTTTCCCCCCAAGACCCCCGTGCCCCAGATGGCCCAGGCCCTGCAGGCGGCGGAGAAGCGGGCCAAAGGGGAGGGGCGGGGGAGGCTTTTCCTCTTCGGCCTGGCGGTGCCGTGGGAGGAATTCCCCGCCCTCCGCGCCTGGCAGGAGGGCCTACGGCGCTACCTCCAGGGGGAAAGGGTGAGCAAGGCCCAGGCCTACCGGTGGCTTTCCCTGTGGCAACGCTTCATGGCGGCGGACCTGGACGAGGGGGAGCGCATGGCCTACAAGCCCCTCCTGGCCTACGCCTTGAGGCGGGTACGGGAGAAGGACGAGGAAACCTGGAAGGGCTACTTAAAACTCCTGGACCATATGGACCCCGCCTGGCGCTACCTGCCGGTCTGGGTCCAGTGGGCGCTATACCTGGAAAGGAGGGCGTGA
- the csm2 gene encoding type III-A CRISPR-associated protein Csm2 → MPALEFYRDREKGILDPTIFARAQEVAKELVEEGKVKSSQFRNYFAELRALENRFQKERKEEDEALAFARLVPQLELLKAKLAYNTRSQGPLREAHRFVRFLNEALDSGKRTPKDFEAMMKYVEAVLAYFYAFGKKD, encoded by the coding sequence ATGCCGGCGTTGGAGTTCTATCGGGATCGGGAAAAGGGCATCCTGGACCCCACCATCTTCGCGCGAGCGCAGGAGGTGGCCAAGGAACTGGTAGAGGAAGGAAAGGTAAAGTCTAGCCAGTTCCGCAACTACTTTGCCGAGCTCAGGGCCCTGGAAAACCGCTTCCAGAAGGAGCGGAAAGAAGAGGACGAAGCCCTGGCCTTCGCCCGTCTGGTGCCCCAGCTGGAGCTCTTGAAGGCCAAACTCGCCTACAACACCCGTTCCCAGGGGCCTCTAAGAGAAGCGCATCGTTTCGTTCGCTTCCTCAACGAGGCCCTTGACAGCGGCAAACGGACCCCGAAGGACTTTGAAGCCATGATGAAGTACGTGGAGGCCGTGCTGGCCTATTTCTACGCCTTTGGCAAGAAAGACTGA